From a single Osmerus mordax isolate fOsmMor3 chromosome 6, fOsmMor3.pri, whole genome shotgun sequence genomic region:
- the flcn gene encoding folliculin, whose amino-acid sequence MNALVALCHFCELHGPRTLFCTEALHPPSPTQGGAPVPGERERDGDRDGEGLTMRANSSATQRGDMCEGCRSLPASHPGFVSIDGETGIRFLSHQHPRQAQLFSVVRQACVRSLSCEVCPGREGPIFFGDEQHGFVFSHTFFIKDSLARGFQRWYSIVMVAMDRIYLINSWPFLLRHLRLTIQSLQSTALKVFDTEQCGCSQRAARINSVFSPAVFPHQRSGNAARSLPSLTQHPNLWASLHSSFSWLLKACGSRLTEKLLEGAPTEDTLVLIERQTEQEEEMSCWGGSEGSSSRPLWHRAQSSQQQEFLYEEDKVDTGPGPKFRSLRHLRQVVGANEFRQLAWHVLMGNQVIWRGADPGLIQSAFEILKALLPVGCVRSVLYSAQYEEAYRCNFLGLSPDVVIPTHVSSSEFSVLVDVVNAEKGSFYSAACEEDVPSLYQFTISSANTQPTDKGPTLLNKIEVALSNENLSVEVVSHCLLCLKEEWMNKVKVLFKFSKVDGRGREDTQKVLALLGATGPGEDDNVRLLKFWMTGLSKTYKSHLMTAVRGGERSLSQ is encoded by the exons ATGAACGCCCTCGTGGCTCTCTGTCATTTCTGTGAGCTCCATGGCCCGCGGACGCTGTTCTGCACAGAGGCCttgcaccctccctctcccacccaggGAGGGGCCCCCGTGCctggggagcgggagagagatggggaccgGGACGGAGAGGGCCTCACCATGAGAGCCAACAGCTCAGCCACACAGCGAGGGGACATGTgtgag GGCTGCCGGTCTCTGCCCGCGTCTCACCCAGGCTTCGTGAGCATCGACGGTGAGACGGGCATCCGCTTCCTCAGTCACCAGCACCCCAGGCAGGCGCAGCTATTCAGCGTGGTGCGACAGGCCTGCGTGCGCAGTCTGAGCTGTGAG GTGTGTCCAGGCCGCGAGGGGCCCATCTTCTTCGGGGATGAGCAACACGGATTCGTGTTCTCGCACACCTTCTTCATCAAGGACAGCCTGGCCAGGGGCTTCCAGCGCTGGTACAGTATTGTCATGGTGGCCATGGACAGGATCTACCTCATCAACTCTTGGCCTTTCCTGCTGCGGCATCTCAGACTCACCATACAGAGCCTCCAAAGCACAGCGCTAAAG gtgtTTGACACAGAGCAGTGTGGGTGTTCCCAGCGGGCAGCGAGGATCAACAGCGTGTTCTCCCCTGCCGTGTTCCCCCACCAGCGCAGCGGCAACGCTGCCcgctccctgccctccctcacccagcaCCCCAACCTGTGGGCcagcctccactcctccttcagCTG GTTATTAAAGGCATGTGGGAGTCGTCTGACGGAGAAGTTGCTGGAAGGAGCCCCCACCGAGGACACACTGGTgctcatagagagacagacag AGCAAGAGGAGGAAATGAGCTGCTGGGGAGGATCTGAGGGGAGCAGCAGTCGACCTCTGTGGCACCGAGCACAGAGCTCGCAGCAGCAAGAGTTCCTGTACGAGGAAGACAAAGTAGACACGGGTCCAGGTCCCAAGTTCAGATCTTTAAGACACCTGAGACAG GTCGTCGGGGCAAATGAGTTCCGTCAGCTGGCATGGCACGTGCTTATGGGAAATCAGGTGATATGGAGAGGGGCAGACCCAGGTCTTATCCAATCAGCCTTCGAAATACTAAAG gccttGCTTCCTGTGGGCTGTGTCCGTTCCGTGCTGTACAGCGCCCAGTACGAGGAGGCGTACCGATGCAACTTCCTGGGTCTGAGCCCCGATGTGGTCATCCCCACTCATGTCAGCTCCTCAG AATTCTCTGTGCTTGTGGATGTGGTGAATGCAGAGAAAGGCTCTTTCTACTCAGCTGCATGTGAAGAGGACGTTCCCTCCCTCTACCAGTTCACCATCAGCAGTGCCAACACACAACCAACAGACAAAG GTCCTACGTTACTGAACAAGATTGAGGTGGCATTGTCTAACGAGAACCTGTCCGTGGAGGTGGTGTCTCACTGTCTTCTGTGTCTGAAGGAGGAGTGGATGAA taAGGTGAAGGTGCTGTTCAAGTTCTCCAAAGTGGATGGGCGAGGCAGGGAGGACACTCAGAAGGTGCTAGCCCTGCTCGGGGCTACTGGTCCTGGGGAGGACGACAATGTGAGGCTCCTCAAGTTCTGGATGACGGGCCTCAGCAAGACCTATAAGAGCCATCTGATGACGGCTGtccgaggaggggagaggagcctgAGCCAGTGA
- the LOC136944067 gene encoding leukocyte receptor cluster member 9-like isoform X2, with amino-acid sequence MATDRPVAPGENQVKDGLIQELATEWRPQEKEGAGVCQFFLKGKCRFGPKCRKSHSPTHLHTPPSNPELTGPESGQTALDSWTEGEKEGNHKKSGRNTKTHKTKYTEEKGSSKKPRMRTADEVIARILWDSTLEEVDFVVGYVDRFLGVLERPFSEFNWDADPCDCDYTTELALPQHRIQYFTHRGRRVWDRNTRTDRVFGSTGNPVAPPFGGEEEVTAEEQKAIPLEEEEEGEEEEEEGEEEETGCLAEREQHETNVLSSESVKQGLPDHPESGSSPRGQQEAGRESKPLEEEDVNKAADSGLVISTDRVSLSEREGATEKEEDPNKEEWKETWEGDKQEGPAPDGLQPVPLEQREERSGRRPPKRKPTHFITFRANTPSILSSFQRLQEELVALLPSSTPYWVPPSSLHVTLCLLVLPGPAEVTAAVDILRRFAHLDRNPPVALTFPLKLKHFNGRVLYLSPQPQLLLQQLNSGLQEAYMERGWLHRDSYSPRYHLTLAKVNWQERERLFEGAGDLRAGKGLSFGRLPVNRLHLCGMGMTEDGFYDTVCTVTLR; translated from the exons atggcgactgACCGACCAGTGGCACCAGGGGAAAACCAGGTTAAAGACGGGCTGATCCAGGAGCTGgcgacag AGTGGAGACcccaagagaaggagggagcgggTGTGTGCCAGTTCTTCTTGAAGGGAAAGTGCCGTTTTGGACCAAAGTGTCGTAAGTCTCACAG ccccactcacctccacacccctcccagcAACCCTGAGTTGACCGGTCCAGAGTCAGGACAAACTGCCCTGGACAGCTGgacggagggagaaaaggagggaaatCACAAGAAGAGTGGAAGAaataccaaaacacacaagacaaAATACACAGAGGAGAAAG GATCAAGTAAAAAGCCTCGCATGCGCACAGCAGACGAGGTCATCGCCCGCATCCTGTGGGACTCGACGTTAGAGGAGGTGGACTTTGTGGTGGGGTACGTGGATCGCTTCCTAGGAGTCTTGGAGCGCCCCTTCTCTGAGTTCAACTGGGACGCCGACCCCTGTGACTGTGACTACACGACCGAGCTGGCCCTGCCCCAACACAGGATACAGTACTTCACCCACAGAGGGCGCCGTGTCTGGGACCGCAACACCAGGACGGACAGAGTGTTCGGTTCCACTGGGAACCCTGTGGCGCCTCCctttggaggggaggaggaagtgacgg CAGAGGAGCAAAAAGCTAttcctctggaggaggaggaggagggagaggaggaggaggaggagggagaggaggaggagaccggatgccttgcagagagagagcaacacgaGACCAACGTTCTCAGTTCAGAGTCGGTCAAACAAGGCCTACCTGACCACCCTGAGTCAGGAAGCAGTCCACGGGgtcaacaggaagcaggaagagaaTCCAAACCATTGGAGGAGGAAGACGTAAACAAGGCTGCTGACTCTGGCTTAGTCATCTCCACAGACCGCGTGTCTTTatctgagagagaaggagcgacagagaaggaagaggatcCAAACAAGGAGGAATGGAAGGAGACCTGGGAAGGAGACAAACAGGAG GGTCCAGCCCCGGACGGACTCCAGCCTGTCCCTttggagcagagagaagagaggagtgggcgTCGACCCCCCAAACGCAAGCCCACCCACTTCATCACCTTCAGAGCCAACaccccctctatcctctcctcctttcaacGCCTTCAGGAGGAGctggtggccctcctcccctcctccaccccctactgggtgcccccctccagcctccacgtCACCCTGTGCCTCCTGGTGTTGCCCGGCCCGGCCGAGGTCACCGCTGCCGTGGACATCCTCCGTCGGTTCGCCCACCTGGACCGCAACCCCCCCGTGGCTCTGACCTTCCCCCTGAAACTGAAGCACTTCAATGGGAGGGTGCTCTACCtgagcccccagcctcagctgctcctccagcagctcaACAGCGGCCTGCAGGAGGCCTACATGGAGCGGGGCTGGCTGCACAGGGACTCCTACAGCCCTCGCTACCACCTCACCCTGGCTAAGGTGAACTGGCAGGAGCGAGAGAGGCTGTTTGAAGGGGCGGGGGACCTGAGGGCTGGGAAGGGGTTGAGTTTTGGACGTTTGCCAGTGAACAGGCTGCACCTGTGTGGCATGGGCATGACCGAGGATGGGTTTTATG
- the LOC136944067 gene encoding leukocyte receptor cluster member 9-like isoform X3 gives MATDRPVAPGENQVKDGLIQELATEWRPQEKEGAGVCQFFLKGKCRFGPKCRKSHSPTHLHTPPSNPELTGPESGQTALDSWTEGEKEGNHKKSGRNTKTHKTKYTEEKGSSKKPRMRTADEVIARILWDSTLEEVDFVVGYVDRFLGVLERPFSEFNWDADPCDCDYTTELALPQHRIQYFTHRGRRVWDRNTRTDRVFGSTGNPVAPPFGGEEEVTEEQKAIPLEEEEEGEEEEEEGEEEETGCLAEREQHETNVLSSESVKQGLPDHPESGSSPRGQQEAGRESKPLEEEDVNKAADSGLVISTDRVSLSEREGATEKEEDPNKEEWKETWEGDKQEGPAPDGLQPVPLEQREERSGRRPPKRKPTHFITFRANTPSILSSFQRLQEELVALLPSSTPYWVPPSSLHVTLCLLVLPGPAEVTAAVDILRRFAHLDRNPPVALTFPLKLKHFNGRVLYLSPQPQLLLQQLNSGLQEAYMERGWLHRDSYSPRYHLTLAKVNWQERERLFEGAGDLRAGKGLSFGRLPVNRLHLCGMGMTEDGFYDTVCTVTLR, from the exons atggcgactgACCGACCAGTGGCACCAGGGGAAAACCAGGTTAAAGACGGGCTGATCCAGGAGCTGgcgacag AGTGGAGACcccaagagaaggagggagcgggTGTGTGCCAGTTCTTCTTGAAGGGAAAGTGCCGTTTTGGACCAAAGTGTCGTAAGTCTCACAG ccccactcacctccacacccctcccagcAACCCTGAGTTGACCGGTCCAGAGTCAGGACAAACTGCCCTGGACAGCTGgacggagggagaaaaggagggaaatCACAAGAAGAGTGGAAGAaataccaaaacacacaagacaaAATACACAGAGGAGAAAG GATCAAGTAAAAAGCCTCGCATGCGCACAGCAGACGAGGTCATCGCCCGCATCCTGTGGGACTCGACGTTAGAGGAGGTGGACTTTGTGGTGGGGTACGTGGATCGCTTCCTAGGAGTCTTGGAGCGCCCCTTCTCTGAGTTCAACTGGGACGCCGACCCCTGTGACTGTGACTACACGACCGAGCTGGCCCTGCCCCAACACAGGATACAGTACTTCACCCACAGAGGGCGCCGTGTCTGGGACCGCAACACCAGGACGGACAGAGTGTTCGGTTCCACTGGGAACCCTGTGGCGCCTCCctttggaggggaggaggaagtgacgg AGGAGCAAAAAGCTAttcctctggaggaggaggaggagggagaggaggaggaggaggagggagaggaggaggagaccggatgccttgcagagagagagcaacacgaGACCAACGTTCTCAGTTCAGAGTCGGTCAAACAAGGCCTACCTGACCACCCTGAGTCAGGAAGCAGTCCACGGGgtcaacaggaagcaggaagagaaTCCAAACCATTGGAGGAGGAAGACGTAAACAAGGCTGCTGACTCTGGCTTAGTCATCTCCACAGACCGCGTGTCTTTatctgagagagaaggagcgacagagaaggaagaggatcCAAACAAGGAGGAATGGAAGGAGACCTGGGAAGGAGACAAACAGGAG GGTCCAGCCCCGGACGGACTCCAGCCTGTCCCTttggagcagagagaagagaggagtgggcgTCGACCCCCCAAACGCAAGCCCACCCACTTCATCACCTTCAGAGCCAACaccccctctatcctctcctcctttcaacGCCTTCAGGAGGAGctggtggccctcctcccctcctccaccccctactgggtgcccccctccagcctccacgtCACCCTGTGCCTCCTGGTGTTGCCCGGCCCGGCCGAGGTCACCGCTGCCGTGGACATCCTCCGTCGGTTCGCCCACCTGGACCGCAACCCCCCCGTGGCTCTGACCTTCCCCCTGAAACTGAAGCACTTCAATGGGAGGGTGCTCTACCtgagcccccagcctcagctgctcctccagcagctcaACAGCGGCCTGCAGGAGGCCTACATGGAGCGGGGCTGGCTGCACAGGGACTCCTACAGCCCTCGCTACCACCTCACCCTGGCTAAGGTGAACTGGCAGGAGCGAGAGAGGCTGTTTGAAGGGGCGGGGGACCTGAGGGCTGGGAAGGGGTTGAGTTTTGGACGTTTGCCAGTGAACAGGCTGCACCTGTGTGGCATGGGCATGACCGAGGATGGGTTTTATG
- the LOC136944067 gene encoding leukocyte receptor cluster member 9-like isoform X1: MATDRPVAPGENQVKDGLIQELATEWRPQEKEGAGVCQFFLKGKCRFGPKCRKSHSPTHLHTPPSNPELTGPESGQTALDSWTEGEKEGNHKKSGRNTKTHKTKYTEEKGSSKKPRMRTADEVIARILWDSTLEEVDFVVGYVDRFLGVLERPFSEFNWDADPCDCDYTTELALPQHRIQYFTHRGRRVWDRNTRTDRVFGSTGNPVAPPFGGEEEVTGKKEQKAIPLEEEEEGEEEEEEGEEEETGCLAEREQHETNVLSSESVKQGLPDHPESGSSPRGQQEAGRESKPLEEEDVNKAADSGLVISTDRVSLSEREGATEKEEDPNKEEWKETWEGDKQEGPAPDGLQPVPLEQREERSGRRPPKRKPTHFITFRANTPSILSSFQRLQEELVALLPSSTPYWVPPSSLHVTLCLLVLPGPAEVTAAVDILRRFAHLDRNPPVALTFPLKLKHFNGRVLYLSPQPQLLLQQLNSGLQEAYMERGWLHRDSYSPRYHLTLAKVNWQERERLFEGAGDLRAGKGLSFGRLPVNRLHLCGMGMTEDGFYDTVCTVTLR; encoded by the exons atggcgactgACCGACCAGTGGCACCAGGGGAAAACCAGGTTAAAGACGGGCTGATCCAGGAGCTGgcgacag AGTGGAGACcccaagagaaggagggagcgggTGTGTGCCAGTTCTTCTTGAAGGGAAAGTGCCGTTTTGGACCAAAGTGTCGTAAGTCTCACAG ccccactcacctccacacccctcccagcAACCCTGAGTTGACCGGTCCAGAGTCAGGACAAACTGCCCTGGACAGCTGgacggagggagaaaaggagggaaatCACAAGAAGAGTGGAAGAaataccaaaacacacaagacaaAATACACAGAGGAGAAAG GATCAAGTAAAAAGCCTCGCATGCGCACAGCAGACGAGGTCATCGCCCGCATCCTGTGGGACTCGACGTTAGAGGAGGTGGACTTTGTGGTGGGGTACGTGGATCGCTTCCTAGGAGTCTTGGAGCGCCCCTTCTCTGAGTTCAACTGGGACGCCGACCCCTGTGACTGTGACTACACGACCGAGCTGGCCCTGCCCCAACACAGGATACAGTACTTCACCCACAGAGGGCGCCGTGTCTGGGACCGCAACACCAGGACGGACAGAGTGTTCGGTTCCACTGGGAACCCTGTGGCGCCTCCctttggaggggaggaggaagtgacgggtaaga AGGAGCAAAAAGCTAttcctctggaggaggaggaggagggagaggaggaggaggaggagggagaggaggaggagaccggatgccttgcagagagagagcaacacgaGACCAACGTTCTCAGTTCAGAGTCGGTCAAACAAGGCCTACCTGACCACCCTGAGTCAGGAAGCAGTCCACGGGgtcaacaggaagcaggaagagaaTCCAAACCATTGGAGGAGGAAGACGTAAACAAGGCTGCTGACTCTGGCTTAGTCATCTCCACAGACCGCGTGTCTTTatctgagagagaaggagcgacagagaaggaagaggatcCAAACAAGGAGGAATGGAAGGAGACCTGGGAAGGAGACAAACAGGAG GGTCCAGCCCCGGACGGACTCCAGCCTGTCCCTttggagcagagagaagagaggagtgggcgTCGACCCCCCAAACGCAAGCCCACCCACTTCATCACCTTCAGAGCCAACaccccctctatcctctcctcctttcaacGCCTTCAGGAGGAGctggtggccctcctcccctcctccaccccctactgggtgcccccctccagcctccacgtCACCCTGTGCCTCCTGGTGTTGCCCGGCCCGGCCGAGGTCACCGCTGCCGTGGACATCCTCCGTCGGTTCGCCCACCTGGACCGCAACCCCCCCGTGGCTCTGACCTTCCCCCTGAAACTGAAGCACTTCAATGGGAGGGTGCTCTACCtgagcccccagcctcagctgctcctccagcagctcaACAGCGGCCTGCAGGAGGCCTACATGGAGCGGGGCTGGCTGCACAGGGACTCCTACAGCCCTCGCTACCACCTCACCCTGGCTAAGGTGAACTGGCAGGAGCGAGAGAGGCTGTTTGAAGGGGCGGGGGACCTGAGGGCTGGGAAGGGGTTGAGTTTTGGACGTTTGCCAGTGAACAGGCTGCACCTGTGTGGCATGGGCATGACCGAGGATGGGTTTTATG
- the LOC136944076 gene encoding uncharacterized protein, with protein sequence MKIDTVVLLLCLSVTRAQGDLTGGPENDTKNSLGEPQTGGSVSDGAILNELRALRDMVVAQKVELTNMEARMTASQGQGEELKREVVDQRVQLSVTQTQLQFYKDQLLFYKYQLSITQSHVEEMRRDNAAQAADLVTLKARLTASEGEVKDLHTENSALEARLSLSERHVEELKAENAAQAADLVTLKARLTASEGEVKDLHTENSALETRLSLSERHVEELKAENEALEARLSLIERHVEELKAENEGRPKVAFSTGLTNSRTVGPFKTETPLVYSKVFTNIGNAYSPVTGVFTAPVRGVYYIRFTAMDSRVSGSMGIVMYKNDLQIMFNYANNDSNHRYVVNAVTLELEQGDMIMMRLPSGRYLYDDSSNYNTFSGFLLFPM encoded by the exons ATGAAGATAGATACTGTGGTTctgctgctctgtctgtctgtgacacgGGCCCAGGGAGACCTCACAGGGGGCCCAGAGAACGACACCAAGAACAGTCTGGGTGAACCACAAACAGGAGGCAGCGTGAGCGATGGTGCCATCCTGAATGAACTGAGGGCTCTGAGAGACATGGTGGTGGCTCAGAAGGTGGAGCTGACAAACATGGAGGCCAGGATGACAGCTAGTCAGGGTCAAGGGGAGGaactgaagagagaggtggtggaccAGAGGGTCCAGCTGAGCGTCACCCAGACTCAGTTACAGTTCTACAAGGACCAGCTGTTGTTCTACAAGTACCAGCTGTCGATCACCCAGAGTCACGTcgaagagatgagaagagacaaCGCAG CCCAGGCTGCAGATCTTGTCACCCTGAAGGCCAGGCTGACGGCCAGTGAAGGAGAGGTCAAAGATCTACACACAGAGAACTCAG CCCTGGAAGCCAGACTAAGTCTCAGTGAACGCCACGTGGAAGAACTGAAGGCAGAGAATGcag CCCAGGCAGCAGATCTTGTCACCCTGAAGGCCAGACTGACGGCCAGTGAAGGAGAGGTCAAAGATCTACACACAGAGAACTCAG CCCTGGAAACCAGACTAAGTCTCAGTGAACGCCACGTGGAAGAACTGAAGGCAGAGAATGagg CCCTGGAAGCCAGACTAAGTCTCATTGAACGCCACGTGGAAGAACTGAAGGCAGAGAATGagg GCAGACCAAAAGTGGCATTCTCCACGGGTCTAACTAATTCACGAACTGTTGGGCCCTTTAAAACTGAAACACCACTGGTCTATAGCAAAGTCTTCACCAACATAGGCAACGCCTACAGCCCAGTAACAG GTGTGTTCACAGCACCAGTGAGAGGAGTGTACTACATCAGGTTTACTGCCATGGACAGCCGTGTTTCTGGAAGCATGGGAATTGTCATGTACAAGAACGACCTCCAGATCATGTTCAACTATGCCAATAACGACAGTAATCATAGATATGTGGTAAATGCTGTCACTCTggagctggagcagggagaTATGATTATGATGCGTCTTCCATCAGGCAGATATCTGTATGATGATAGTAGTAATTATAACACCTTCAGTggtttccttctcttccccatGTAA